The sequence ACAGTCAGATGCTAGCTGtcgccattttgaaaaggagaggaggaagaaaagagaagaaaagaaatactACCTAGCGCCATTGAATTAGCTTAAGTTTTCTATCtttatcagaagaaaaaaaaagagttgaaatAAGCAAGttctaaaacaacttttttctttggctGCTGTAGCCAAAAGACAGAGGTACTTTTAAAATACCAGAACAGAGGTAAAGGATAActatgttttttcttaaagaataTTAGAGCACTTTGTAGGGCACCCTGGGCAACTGACTTCATCATGTACTAATTATGGAGGTAGGACAAAAATGGTTTTAGATTAGAAAAGTAAAAGattataaaaagataaaaagtaattttaggAATTGAAAACCTAATTTTGAatgttattttcttgtttttctttgagtcTAAAAATAGGCATTGATTGTCAGTGTCACCAACTAAAAGCTCTAATCTTATACGTTTTACCCTGAatccaaaaataattttgtactGTGCTTTTgcatctaatttgacaattgtttcaaaacaaaacaagttgaTCTAtaatatacactgaccaaaaatataaatgcaacacttttgatattgctcccattttttatggtatgaactcaaagatgtgaaacattttccacatacacaaagtaaccagttctctgaaatattgttcacaaatctgtctaaatctgtgatagtgagcacttctccattgccaagacaatccatcacACCtaacaggtgtgccatatcaagatgctgattagacagcatgattattgcacaggtgtgccttagactggccacaagaaaaggccactctgaaatcttcagttttgttttattgagggagtcaggggactcagacaaccagtcagtatctggtgtgaccaccatttgcctcatgaagtgcgacacatctccttcgcatagagttgatcaggttgtctattgtggcctgtggaatgttggtccactcttcttcaatggctgtgcgaagttgctggatattggcaggaactggaacacgctgtatTATACGCCAACCCAGAGCaacccaaacatgctcaatgggtgacatgtctgGTGaatatgctggccatgcaagaactgggatgttttcagcttccaagaattgtgtacagatccttgcaaaacggggccgtgcattatcatgctgcaacatgaggtgatgttgttggatgtacggcacaacaatgggccccaggatcttgTCACGGtgaatgcatgtgaacacattttttccatAATGCCAGTTCAtcgtgcgggtttcaactgccaaaatcagataaatgagtccatgaaggaggaaggtatataatttcacaggtaagtattttaattttttttcttttaaggctgcaggggcttcattaatagaacaaatgttgacatgcatgatgctgcagggctattatcaacatgctgcatgatgtacatttattttgctgtcaatataaatgtacattttattttgctaaacctgtatacagcatactaggctatttatacagatttatacatttctgactcagtgactgagtcaggtttccaatggactcagacttcaggaaaaagtggatcttggctatcaaaagagttaacccagatggatcactgtggtaccaactagaaatacagtctggctgttcaaaacatttgtggaaacagattttgataagaggccagactgtttttttttagggtaaatctattgttcgcttttggacttcttttgattattattattatgattattattaacaacaataataataatgtaattatttttattattatttattgacttattttttatttattgtttgtattgacttactattgatttattaatactattattattattatcattattattattattattattgacttattgttgggtttttctaaaaaatttaaattgcatgtcaaagaggtctaaaacttctaaatgtttagaaattaattttaaaaattctttctaataatttttttatttgtaagaagtcctgcaacactGCATTTTCATTAgactttgagcttttaaggctgactgtttctattctttaacaacaacaaatgatgtatctatatatatatatattatatacataaaatataatatatttatatatatgtataaatatatttaaatctaaaaatatatacagtttataaaagctacttagacaccactaaaatcaatggaaatcaatgtcatgtgggcgtcgtcgacctcaccaagatggcgtcgcgctccgccaccgtcggccaggcttctaaagtgggcgtgtctcctctagtgatataactcattggtagAAACCGAAAGGATCGCTAGCATACACGCACTTCATTTGTCAGTGGAGTTGCTGCATACGACTCACTTCAGAGGTTGCCATAAACTAACCATTGAAACTTGAAAAATAgtggaaaaataccaaaatgttgaataaaaagaCCAGGTTGTAACACGGACAACCATCAGgttcatttttggttgtcctccgtGAAATCTGGTTGTCCGTCTCTGTTACGCCCCCTTGTGCGTCTAGGGGCGACgagggggcataacataaaaaagtaaaggtttggcAACCAAAGTTAAATTAACACACACCAAAACGAATGTCTccaaacaaaaaatatcaaatttatttacaaattaacaAACAATCAATacgaactaaaagtgaagcaaaggcttcagggtgaacccaggccaaaataacaaacaaaaccccaactaactgaaacatgtattCTTAcctgcaaatgaaagaaaagggaaatcaaagacaaaactCTAACCTCCTTaatctaacaaaaacaggagaaaacatgtactaaagaaaatggcagttcacccctacagcttcacttaacaaataactataaaccaaaagactaatcagagtgggcacagacaaaaccacaaactacaaagaactacaaagtacaaaacaaaatgcaacacaaactaaacaagcggtgaaatacaaaacaatatggagaagagggccaagctgcagtggaggctaTTGCAGTGGAGGCTATTGCAGTGGAGGCTACTGCAGTGGAGGCTACTGCAGTGGAGGCTACTGCAGTGGAGGCTACTGCAGTGGAGGCTATTGCAGTGGAGGCTATTGCAGTGGAGGCTATTGCAGTGGAGGCTATTGCAGTGGAGGCTATTGCAGTGGAGGCTATTGCAGTGGAGGCTATTGCAGTGGAGGCTCCCCTCCCATGGTGTGGATGTCCACATggtggctttaaaggctgcctccaccagctggtccaatgggaggccacaccctttccaccacacctgaaaataatcagacaaaaacagacacacaaagatccacaaaaaacacaagtcccactctgatatagaaataatacacaaaacacagagcaaacagaaccaaaaaaaaaaacaaatacggccacagccgtaacagttTCGGACAACAGAATAACCGATTATTTTGAACGCTGATATTGAAAATTACCAATTTATTTTACCAAGGTCTATTTtacactaacaaaaaaaaaaaaacgaccaaGAAATTGCATCAAGGCGGCCAACACAaacgtgatggcagcaaaaaatttTGACATTAGCAAAGAAGTGACCATGCAGTGTGTTAGTGttcagtttgttttaattttatgtgggaaaacaacagtgtaaatatgtgggaattataTCAACCCTTATTTTGTCTTGACagcactggaaacacaaattcatatgatggttgagattttctcagatctgcgtagcagcacttccgTATTCAGGGATCTGGAGCTTCCGATCAACGGGGGTTCGCACTCCACTATGCGAAGGCGGCTGCCGGTCTAAGACAAAGCTTGTCCGGGGGGAAGTTTCGATGAACCgcggtgcgtccgaaggaggaAGGCGGAAATGATGCTACGCAGTCCTGAGAAGCTATGTACAATCATCACGGGAGCACAAACGTCtcaaagccctctcctctgccgcaaacacaaagctacactgctcctagcatgtcttGCTTAGCCAATGAGTTTTATCCAATtggttatatcgctagaggagacacgtcCACTTGTGCTCAGTGGTCCACATGGCTTTATTAGGCCGTGCATGAAAGAAGCAAAGCAAGTTGGTTCTATATCTTTCGTATCTTACTGCTATAAAACTATACAATGAATGTTTATTCTAGACTACATTAAATTTACAAGTTCATAGTGTATTTGTATGTGTGAGAAAGATGAGTGTAAATTTGCATTCTACCGAGTGAATAGTGTAAAATattatctttttaattttttttgaagCATAAATTTAATATTGGAGGAGTCTGTGTCTCAGCAGACTGAACGTCATTTGTCCTTAATGAGTTCCTCTTGTAGATTATACAGCATTTTTTGGAAAGAATTGGGctagaacatgtttaaaacttgTGTAATAAGTTTATGGTCCTTTTTGGAATCTTTTCTTCCAtggagttttttgacttatcaAACTGCtacagttttgttattaaacattTTAGTCTGCAAACTGATAGTTGCAGTAATTGCTTTGGAATAGAGGCAATAAAGAGTGATTGAAAACATGGTAATGCTTATTTGAAGCAATAACTACTTAAAGAATTTAGGGAcctttgaagtttttttctaaataataatttcagtttccatttttgtttcttattttatgCAATCAATTTGATTATGTTAAATCTCAATCTCTTGCTTTAACCAATTTTACAACTATATAACTAAACTGGTTTTGGGCAATGAATAATTCTAATCACATccacacaaaaatgaaaggaaaagaaataaattctttcaagatgcatttatttaaagttaccGTCGAAACATACACATGTGACTAACAGAGAACTCTTTTTTAAGAACACTGAGCAGAGCAACTGCAGGCAAGGTGAGCCTCTGTAGAGTCCCTCAGGTCCACACTTTCATTGAAGATGTTACTAAGATCCCTAGAAGAATCtggaaaatgaggaaaacagagataattaaaattattacaatttatttaaattactttttgtgTATGTCCTTTATCCACAACACTCACCAGCAGCAAAGCACTTGAAGCCAACATTGACAGAGGTGGTTTTGACTGGAGAGCAGCCAGGCAGACAGCGCAGCACAGGTTCAACAGAGAAGCATGTGGAGTCCTGACCATGGACATTAACCTTCTTCTCCAGCTGGATGGATTCATACTTCATGCGGCACTCTGcatgaaaaagaaatggatTCATACATTTCTCATAGGTGGATAAGAAACTAGTATCTCAgtataaaaatgaatacatttatttttaacaagaaACTTAGTTTAGATATATTTCAGCCTCACCAGAGTTGTctttgcagctttctgctggTAAAATCCAGGAAAGAGCGAAGCTGACAGAGTTTCTGGCCAGGCGTCCATTGGGTGCACGATAATCTTGTCTGACTTCCCCATCAGCATTTCCACAGAGCCCACAGGTCTTTCCTTTCATCCAGTCAGCGATTTTAATCTAGTTTGCCCAATCAGACAACACCTTCAGTGATCATCAAATATACCTTCCACTAATTTATAACCACAATTTGCTCTGCTGTTTTCTCCTCACTGACAAATTAATTGAGGTGAGCTTACCCTCCATGAGGTCTTGTTAACATAGACTTCATGAAGCCCATGGCTGGATGCAAACACAGAAACTCCCTCCTCATTTTCTCTGATCTCAATGGAAGCTGTAGAACAAGTTAAATGAGCAACATTTTAGGATCACATTCAtgttctaaaaaacaaataaattacttttattataaaaactgaGTGGAAACCTGTTGGATGCTGGTATGGCAGGCTGGTGAGAGGTATTACCATTCCATTGACCTTAACATGCACCTCACTGTCCTTGGGGTACAGATCAATGTCTCTGTAAGAAGAAAGACACACATCTTTGTCAAAtggacatatttttaaatgaaagcaaGTCTTTCTGGGGTTGCTTTGTCAATTAACTCACATGTCAGCAATCTTGACATTAAGATGGTTCTGTTTGGTGGCGTAATACATTTGCAGGACCATGAATTTCAGCTCCTCAGTACAATCTTGTGCAAGAACCTGGTAGCAAGACTCTGGTATCTTGTTCTTGTACCTCCTGTTGTTAAATGTTTTGATTGTATTGTTGGACAAACTGCATTcagctggggaaaaaaagtgtatttattcatatatatatatatatttaaataaattttcctttatttaattaaatcaatCTTAAGTAATGCCTCTATTCAGCAGTCCTCACCTGCAACAGCCTTGGCAAAGACGTAGTGGACTTTATCAGTAACCTCCTCAAAGGGGGTAAGGCTTTTGATCTCTTGCAGTGGAAGGGTAATGGGAAGATGTAAAGTCATGTTGTAATAAGTGCGCTGTAGACATAGAAATATCTTATTTAGTTCAAAGGCATTATTATATTGAAATAAGTCAAATGTGCCAAATAACATCACATACCCTCGGTGTTTTTGCAATAAGCTCAATGGACTTTTCAGATTCTGCAACAACAGTGAAAGAGAGCTGCCTGGTGCTGTTTGCACTCTTTGATTTGATCAAGTCAGCCAGCATTTTGTTGGGCATGTAGTCATAAACCCTGTAATAAAATCCATGTGTGAGATCTGAAATTGAGTATTTCAGTTGTGATGGTAAGAAAGAGTTTTCTTACTTCTCTGCAGAGCGCTTAACGTAAGAGGGTAGTTTCTCCCAGGACATTCTGAGTCGAGCTGCAGGGTTTGAACTGACTAAACCAGTTTCCCCAGTGATCATGGTGCTGTACTGTTTACATTCAGCTCCCCAAGCAATCTTAGCCTATAATAAAACAGGAGAtttgacaaaaatacaattGAGTCTTAGTACAATGCTTTTAATATAAGTTCAAAAGATAAACTGTATCTCACCGTGACTTTGTGCTTGCTCAACAAAACTCCATCAGCACACAACTTCCAGTTGCTTCCAGACAGAGGGAATAAGATGATCTGAAGTCTGGCATTTGGTTTGTCAACATAAACAGCAACCTGGTATCCTTGGTCTTCCTTATTGGCTTTTACAGCACGGACAGTGACAACAACAGCAACACTCCTTTCGTCAAGGAGTTCGTTCTATTGGGAAAAGTTCAgtaaatttttttcaaaacacacatttgattGATGAACAGAATTCAACTTGAAACATCTTACTAGTTttagtttacttatttttatataaattccTTTACCTTTGAGTAAATGGCCTCAAAACTGGAGTCGCTGCTTCTGCTTCTAGAACGCTCTTCTGACGCCAAAGTCTGCAGCAATGATATGCTTAGTTTAGGGGACACCaagataaaacaacaaaaaagctccACATGTTTTCTTATTATATGATTTCTGGTTTATGCTTTCAGGATCTACAAAAAATACCTGGTTCTTATGTGCCTTCCTGAATCTGTGAGAATTGACTTTTTgctgtgaaaaaacaaacgtcGGTTTCAACATTGGTTAATGGCTATGTTTATGTATAAAGGTTCTTTCTTTGTAATGGAATCGTTTTTAAATTTCTACCATTGAACGACGAGCACTGTCACGAGAAGAACTTGATTCAGCACTAAAGAGTGAAGCAAGGCTTGATGCAGAGCTTGATCTGGATGAATTGCTGAAGGATCTTGAGGAGCTCAatctgctgctgctactgctgctgcttcttctgctgctactgctgctgctgcttctgctactgctactgctgctgctgttactacTGCTGCTACTGCCACTGGGGCGAGAGGAAGAGctagatgatgaagatgaggattTGGAGGAATGCTTAGAGGAAGAACTGCTGCTGGAACTTGAGGAGGAGGACGAAGTGCGATTCAGATTTGAGGTCAGGATTTTGTTGAGCTTGGACAGCACTGTTCCCGCACTATCcttcatgtttatttgtttaatgatcTTCTCTGCTGCCTTTGCTCCAACTTTCACTTCCATCTCCAGTCTCTCCACTTCTTCACCTTCAACTAAGCATGAACATATGATCATTAATAGGCTTTTACATTTGCTCCCACACCatacataaaacatttatattttcagcTCTTACTTGGTTTGATAGAGAAAGAAGCATTGTGGCTTCCAATCATTCTGTAGAATGCAGTGTCACGGATGAAAGCAGCGTTTTCAGTGGCAACCTTGAAACAGGCTTTGAGTCCAATGGCACGGTACTTGGCACAGTATCTTTTGGCTAAGAATGGAACCTTGCGTTTGAcatcttcttcaatgatttcagaggaaatctataaaaaggaaaaacattttattaaacaatTGTGAATTAAAATCTATCagtataaaatgaaatacaacaGTGACCAGACTAActtcagcagaagaagaatcTTCGCTAGATACAATCTGGCTTGAGATGGATGGTAAAACTTTGTTAGGTAAGATTGGTGTGATTTTCTCAGCTGTTGGCTCCTCTATGTTCCTTGTCACTGCATAGATCTCAAAACTATGGAGGAAACATGGAATAATAATCATCgtcttaaaaaaattataggAAGTGTAATAATGTTTTAGATGCTTACCTTCCAGCTGTGATGTTTTCAGGAGCAGTAACAGGAAGTGCTTCTATCTTGAAGTCACCCTCTTTAATGTCAAGTCTTGCAGAGATTTTGGCAGGCAGAGTTGAGTTAAATTTAGCTCTTGAAACCATGAAAGCCTGGAAAACGGGAGTGTTAACTCCCATTAAAGCATAGGTGTCCATAGCATAACTGTAGgaagagaagattttttttgttaggcaTATTTGTATCAACAAATGATTGATCCTTTTGTTGGGAAGCAGTTGATGTCCACAGTCTACCTGGGTCTAATCTCAGTCTCAAGCTTGATTTCTGTTTCCAGAAGGCGTGGGAGAGGAAAGTCTTCAGGCAGACGTGGTGACAGAGTTGGTTTAACTAAAAGGAAGCAAAGATCTATATTATCTTTTTTCACCCCTTAatagattttctgttttaatcaaacatttaaacttttctttaaactttgaataatgaaagcattttatttttgcatagaTTACTTACTTTCTACAGCGGCTACAGCCACAGCAGCAGAGTAAAGACTCAGTTCCACTGGAATTCCAGCAGCAGTTGGCAATATGCGTCGCACCTCACTAAACAGCACAGGCATTGCATGGTGGAAATTGACACCAGAAAGGAGCAGAgttttcaaagcttttaaacCATAAGCCTGAACAGAGGGACCACTGGCAAGCTGTAGGACAAGAAAATAATTACACAATATGTGGCTTGCAATCCTATAGTAGTGAAGTTTATAAATTGAACTGTGTCGCACCTCAATAGCCCGTTCAATCATGGGTTTGTCAATGTTGGCAAAGGCAATCTCTTGTCCAAAAAGCTTGACATAGCAGGAAACTAAGGGTTTGTTGTTGGGCAAGGATCTCCACTGAGAAAGCTGTGGAAAAGGATAGAATGCTTGTCACACTGATACACTAAACAAGGAACTTATGAATTTGTGACTTTGAGCTTACAGCCTTGATGACACGTTTCATTTTTGTTATCCTGTCAGCACTGTCAGAAATTGAAGGGTTTTTCAGAAGGGTCTCTTGCAGTCCATCAGTTCTCACTCCAATCTAAAAAATTTAATGTTCAATgtagttttttcccccctcactCTGAGAAGCTTTGTAGGTTTCATCTTTGTTTTACCTCCAGaacatcagcagcagctccaaCAAAGAAGGCTTTGGTCTTGGCAACAACAGATCTTGGCAGGAAGGTAGCAGCATCGTTGATGTAGAAAGCGGTAGCAGCAGCACCAAGCATTAAAGAGCCTGATGAAGTGTTTTAAACaggttttgttaaaataaaaagatgtaaaaaatgaatgtaTCTTATCTTTCCATAAAAGCAATCTTACTGCTATAGGCTTCCCCATAGACAGCTTTGCTGTAACGTAAGCTCAGTCTGTCCAGCTTTGGACTCAGGATCTTCATGGCAACATTACAAGCTGCAGCTCTGTTAGAAGAGAGACAACTGATAAACATCGGTCCCAACATGTAAATAGACTTCTAAAAAATCAAGATTAGGAATAGGAATCAAGATTCTTACACTGATGGATGAATCATGGAAGCGCTCCTGCTCAGGGACTTCATGTGAGAGTATGTGAAGCTGGCAACCTGCAAATTCTCCTCTGACTTAACAGCATTGGCAAGGGTGGAAATCAGCGCCATTGAAGGATTGGTCTCAAACAGCACAATGCATGAAAGCATACGAAGCTCTGGGTCAAGAGCCTTGTCCATGTAGAGCTGAAGAGCCAGTTCCTGAACCTGTTACCATAAAGAAATGAAACCATGAATTAGCTTTGAGATAAGGGGATGAGGGggatattttaaaatagtaGGTAATGCCCTTGAATTCACCATTCTTGGTTCTTTCTTTGCAATGTTCCTCAGAGCCATGATGGCTTCAATATGGACTGTGATTGGCAGAGATGCAGCAGCAGTGCCGTGAATGGGCATAATCTTTGTGATTGACTTGAGGCTACTAGGGTGTCCTGCATTTCCCAAAACCTTCAAATACAAAATGATGTCTTCTGTTTCGCCCTTAGAAACTGCCTCTGAGAGACGCTTCTGAATTGGCTGTAGGGGAAAAAGGAAGATAGGGGTATTtcagcacacacaaacacatttattaatcctaaataaaaaaattgacaatTGAGATTACTTTTATATATTCGACAGGACAGACATCTGACTCTTCACAATATTTGGAAATCATTGTGCCGTATCCGAGGAAGACGATCTCACGTAGAACTGGGTTGGCATCGATTTTGTTGTCTTCGGTGAGGGTCTGAAACAGTGAAGACATTAGACATGTTtcaatttgtgtgtttttattaaatccTTTCATGTATAGTGTACAAACCTCAAAGAGCTTGATGGATTCAGGATTTGCTTTAACCATGTGAACAGCTGCAACCAAGGTTCTAACTGCCTCAGCAACACTTAAGTCTTCAGCCTGAAATTTCTCCTTGATGAATCTGACAGCAGCAGAGGTTCCAATGGCGGGAATAGCCTCTAAGAGCCAAAATCTAAGAAAACATGTATTAAAAGTTAACAACAGGCACATTTTCAGAATTGTCCTCTCtgactgaaaaaagaagttgaaTATTCAATAAGAGATAAGTTACCTGTGAGAAGGCATATTTCTGTACTTGCTCCAGAGTACTTCTAGGTCTTCATAGCGGGCAAGACGTAAAAACTGAATCAATTCCAAATACTTCAGAGGAGCATGATCATTGACCTTTTCGGCATTGTGGGTAACTAGATGATTCAGAAGCTCCTCGGTCTAAATATTTAAGAGATGAAAATGGATGTCAACTATTACCAGGCAGTCCCATATTTGTTTCTGCCTTTACTTATCTGATTTATGGAAGTATTTTCAAACAGTACCTGGGCGCGTTCATCAGTAACTTTGACAAGTTGAAGTGGTGAGAGCTCAAACTCTTTTGAGAACTCATACTTGAGAGATCCACGATGATGATACTCAGCAGAGACGGGTGCAATAGGGGATTTCTGAATCTCAAGGAAGACcaaggtttgtctttttttaaataaaaaaataaatagaataagaCAGTTAAAGTAAAGTGAAAGCTAATAGAACCTTTTTTACCTCTTAGGTTTATTTTGACATACCTGGTCTCTGTTTGAGCAGCTCCGTAACGCtcagacacaggtgaaaacTGGATTAGCTCATTTACATCTGCCTCCAGGATCATAATGCCGCTGGGAACTGGCTTCAAGATGTATCTGTATGATGTAGAACCTCTCAGATTCTTGGATTCCTTTGAACACAATGCATAGTTGATGGCTTTTGCAGATCACTTTTTTAAGGATGTACATATGTAAGATAATTTATTTGAACTTACCTTCTGGCACTCGTCACATTTCTCAGTGTATGCCAACCCAATTTCTCTAGAGATCCTTTCGTGACAGTGGTTCATGTCCCTGGTTTTAGTCAGGAGGATGCGGTCAGCCTTTACATCTTCATTGACAGAATAGAGGGTCTTGCAGACACCTTGAGTTCCAGCCTAATGAATACAATTCATTATTCAAGCAATAAAAGTCGTTGCTCCAGTTTAATAAAAGAGAGTCTTTCGCTGTTTAGACAAACCTCCTGCAGATCATAGACGTTATGTGTCTTCTTGATGTTAAGCTGAAGGATGTTAAGGAAACCTCTGTAGAAGTTCAGGACCAAATCTGAGACTCCTTCGGGGGCAAACACTTTTCCTACAACACCATTGCTGTATTCAAACTTGATGGGAATGTTGAGCTCTGGTGTCATAGCAGCAGTCAGCTTGCCAACTGGCTCTGGATGATCCTTTGGCCAAATACCATTGTACTCATTGATAATAAGTTCTAAAggctagaataaaaaaaaaatcatttcaataggtaaattgtcttaaaaagttaaaaacatgttttttcttctaaaactaCATCCTTACCTTCAACATGTATGTATTTTCATGTACAGCACTAATGAGGATTTTGCTGGAGACGTTGAGTCCAGCTCTTGCCAAACCCTCATCAGGCAAACCGCTCATGATGGACGCCTCATACTTGTACACATAGGTTTTGCCAGCAGAAAAATCCGGAGCTGGAAGCACAGTTATGTTAATGTCAAGGCTGTATTGTTCCAAAAAGCATTCTGAAAATT comes from Oryzias latipes chromosome 4, ASM223467v1 and encodes:
- the ol-vit1 gene encoding vitellogenin 1 precursor (The RefSeq protein has 17 substitutions, 1 non-frameshifting indel compared to this genomic sequence); translation: MKAVVLALTLALVAGQHPNFAPDFSAGKTYVYKYEASIMSGLPDEGLARAGLNVSSKILISAVHENTYMLKPLELIINEYNGIWPKDHPEPVGKLTAAMTPELNIPIKFEYSNGVVGKVFAPEGVSDLVLNFYRGFLNILQLNIKKTHNVYDLQEAGTQGVCKTLYSVNEDVKADRILLTKTRDMNHCHERISREIGLAYTEKCDECQKESKNLRGSTSYRYILKPVPSGIMILEADVNELIQFSPVSERYGAAQTETRQTLVFLEIQKSPIAPVSAEYHHRGSLKYEFSKEFELSPLQLVKVTDERAQTEELLNHLVTHNAEKVNDHAPLKYLELIQFLRLARYEDLEVLWSKYRNMPSHRFWLLEAIPAIGTSAAVRFIKEKFQAEDLSVAEAVRTLVAAVHMVKANPESIKLFETLTEDNKIDANPVLREIVFLGYGTMISKYCEESDVCPVEYIKPIQKRLSEAVSKGETEDIILYLKVLGNARHPSSLKSITKIMPIHSTAAASLPITVHIEAIMALRNIAKKEPRMVQELALQLYMDKALDPELRMLSCIVLFETNPSMALISTLANAVKSEENLQVASFTYSHMKSLSRSASMIHPSVAAACNVAMKILSPKLDRLSLRYSKAVYGEAYSSSLMLGAAAAAFYINDAATFLPRSVVAKTKAFFVGAAADVLEIGVRTDGLQETLLKNPSISDSADRITKMKRVIKALSQWRSLPNNKPLVSCYVKLFGQEIAFANIDKPMIERAIELASGPSVQAYGLKALKTLLLSGVNFHHAMPVLFSEVRRILPTAAGIPVELSLYSAAVAVAAVEIKPTLSPRLPEDFPLPRLLETEIKLETEIRPSYAMDTYALMGVNTPVFQAFMVSRAKFNSTLPAKISARLDIKEGDFKIEALPVTAPENITAGSFEIYAVTRNIEEPTAEKITPILPNKVLPSISSQIVSSEDSSSAEISSEIIEEDVKRKVPFLAKRYCAKYRAIGLKACFKVATENAAFIRDTAFYRMIGSHNASFSIKPIEGEEVERLEMEVKVGAKAAEKIIKQINMKDSAGTVLSKLNKILTSNLNRTSSSSSSSSSSSSSKHSSKSSSSSSSSSSRPSGSSSSSNSSSSSSSRNSSSKSSSSSRRSSSSSSSRLSSSRSFSNSSRSSSASSLASLFSAESSSSRDSARRSMQKVNSHRFRKGHKNQTLASEERSRSRSSDSSFEAIYAKNELLDERSVAVVVTVRAVKANKEDPGYQVAVYVDKPNARLQIILFPLSGSNWKLCADGVLLSKHKVTAKIAWGAECKQYSTMITGETGLVSSSPAARLRMSWEKLPSYIKRSAEKVYDYMPNKMLADLIKAKSTNSTRQLSFTVVAESEKSIELIAKTPRRTFYNMTLHLPITLPLQEIKSLTPFEEVIDKVHYVFAKAVAAECSLSNNTIKTFNNRRYKNKIPESCYQVLAQDCTEELKFMVLQMYYATKQNHLNVKIADIDIDLYPKESEVHVKVNGMEIPRTSLPYQHPTASIEIRENEEGVSVFASSHGLHEVYVNKTSWRIKIADWMKGKTCGLCGKADGEVRQDYRAPNGRLARNSVSFALSWILPAESCKDNSECRMKYESIQLEKKVNVHGQDSTCFSVEPVLRCLPGCSPVKTTSVNVGFKCFAADSSRDLSNIFNESVDLRDSTEAHLACSCSAQCS